In the genome of Calothrix sp. PCC 6303, the window GTGTGAATATTGCCATGCATCGGAAAAATGGCAGTACGTACCCTTTACTGTTGACCATGTGATTCCTTTAAATAAAGGAGGTGTAAACTCAATTGAAAATTTTGCTTTAGCCTGTTTTCACTGCAACCGTCAAAAATCAGATAAAGTCATTGTTATTGAAGAGGCAACAGGTGCAGAAGTTGTTTTATTTAACCCTCGAATTGATTACTGGGAAGAACACTTTATTTGGTCGGCAGATGCATTAAGGATCATTGCTTTAACAGCAACTGGACGAGTAACAGTTGCAACATTAGCATTTAATCGA includes:
- a CDS encoding HNH endonuclease; the protein is MSVNRYISEATQNKVRQRAKYLCEYCHASEKWQYVPFTVDHVIPLNKGGVNSIENFALACFHCNRQKSDKVIVIEEATGAEVVLFNPRIDYWEEHFIWSADALRIIALTATGRVTVATLAFNRERIINIRAADKEIGRHPPSDDPIQV